GCCGCCGACGCCGAGGCCCGGGCGATCCCCGGCGCGCTCGACGCGGCGGCGCTCGAAGAAGGGGGCTCCGACCGCCTCACGCCGCACGCGACGCGCGCGGACGATCCCGCGGGCATTCTCTACACGTCGGGGACCACCGGCCAGCCGAAGGGCGCGGTGCTGCCCCACCGCGCGCTGATCGGCCACCTGCCGGCGTTCTGCCTGTTCCACGATCTCGCGCCCCAACCGGGCGACCGGCTCTGGTCGCCGGCGGACTGGGCGTGGATCGGCGGCCTGTTCAACGTGCTGCTCGCGGGATGGCACTACGGCCTGCCGGTCGTCGCCTACCGGCAGACGCGGTTCGATCCGGAGCGCGCCTTCTGGCTGCTCGAGCGGTACGCCATCCGGAACACGTTCATCTTCCCCACCGCGCTCAAGCTGATGCGCCAGGTGCCGGCGGCGCGGCGCGCCGCGGGCCTGCGCCTGCGGTCGGTCTGCAGCGCCGGCGAGCCGGTCGGCGAGGAGCTGGTCGCGTGGGGGCGCGAGCATCTCGGGGTGACGATCAACGAGTTCTACGGCCAGACCGAGATGAACCTCGTCACCGGCAACTGCGGCGCCGCCCAGCCGGTCAAGCCGGGCAGCATCGGTACGCCGTATCCCGGCCACCGGGTCGAGGTGCTGGACGAGTCCGGCGCCCCGGCCCGCACGGACGAGGTTGGGGAGGTCGCGGTCCGGCGGCCGGACCCGGTGATGTTTCTCGGCTACTGGAACGACCCGGAGGCGACGGCGCGGAAGTTCCGCGGAGACTGGGCGCTCATGGGCGACCTCGCCGCGCGCGACGCGGACGGCTACCTCTGGTTCACGGCGCGCAAGGACGACCTCATCAAGAGCGGCGCCTACCGGATCGGCCCGGGCGAAGTCGAGGAGTGCCTGCTGCGCCACCCCGCCGTGGCCCTCGCGGCCGTGATCGGCGTCCCCGATCCCGAGCGCGGCCACAGCGTGAAGGCCTTCGTCTGCCTCGCCCCGGGCCGCGAGCCGTCCGCGGACCTCGTGTCCGACCTGCAGGAATGGGTCAAGACCCGCATCGGGTTCCACGCCTACCCGCGCCTCATCGAGTTCGTCGCCGAGCTGCCGCTGACGACAACCGGCAAGATGCAGCGCTACGTGCTGCGTGCGCGCGAGGCGGCGGCGCGGGGCGAGCCCGCGCAAGGGACCGCCCCGAAAGGACGAGAATCGGTCCGGTAGCCGGCGTCTTCCCCGAGACGTCCTTCCCGAGGTGACATTGTGGCTTTGACGATCGTAGGCCAATCTCCGGCCCGCATCGACGCGCGGGAGAAGTTGACCGGGCGCGCGGTGTTCACGGCCGACCAGGACCTCCGGGGCCTGCTGCACGCGCGGCTCGTCCTCAGCCCGCATGCGCATGCGAAGATCCGGAAGATTCCGGTGGATGCCGCGAAAGGCGTGCCCGGCGTGGTCGCGGTGCTGACCGCGGCCGATCTGCCGTTCGGCGAAGACGCGCCGAACGCGCGCGGCCGCTGTCTGCTGGCGCGCGGAGAGGCGCGGTTCCCGGGCGAGCCGGTGGCCGCGATCGTCGCGGAATCGGACGCCGCCGCCGCGGACGCGGCGGCCCGGCTGGCCGCCGCGATCGAGTACGACGCGCTGCCCGCGCTCATCGACCCGGTGGCGGCCGCCGACCGCTCGGCGCCGCTCGTCCAGCCGGGGCTGCAGGGCGCGAGCTCGGAGGCGGGCGCGCACGGCGCCGCGGCCGCCGCGCAGGAGGACGAGGAAAAGCCGGCCGGCAACGTGGCAAGCCGGGTGAAGTTCGCGCGCGGCGACATCGAGCGGGGCCTGCGCGACTCCGCCGTCGTCGTGCGGCGGACGTTCCGCACCGCCGTCGTGCATCAAGCCTACATCGAGCCGCACGCCGCGATCGCCGATTACGACCGCACGGCCCACCGGCTAACCGTGTGGACGCCCACTCAGGGCCTCTTCTACACGCGCGAGCAAACTGCCGGCGTGTTGGGACTGCCGGAGTCGTCCGTGCGGATCGTGCCGATGCCGGTCGGCGGCGGCTTCGGCGGCAAGATCTTGCTTCTCGAGCCGATCGCCGGCGCCCTCGCGATGGTCGTGGGGCGTCCGGTACGGCTCGTGCTGACCCGGGCGGAGGAGTTTCAAACCGCGACGCCGGCGCCGCAGTCGATCCTCGAAGTGGCGCTGGGCGCCTCGCGCGACGGCGAGTTCCGCGCGCTGCAGGCGCGCCTGCTGTTCGACGCGGGCGCCCTGCCGGGCGCCCCGGTGACGATCTGCGGACTGTTGATGGGCGGCGCGTATCGCGTCGCCAACCTCGACATCCGCGGCCGCGAGGTCCTCACGAACACTCCGCCGCAGGGAGCCTACCGGGCGCCGGGCTCCGTGCAGGCCGCGTTCGCGATCGAGTGCCTGGTGGACGAACTCGCGGCGGCGCTGGAGCAGGATCCGCTCGAACTGCGCGTCCGCAACGTCTCGCAGGAAGGCGATCCGATGCCCGACGGCGGGGCGTGGCCGCGGATCGGACTGCGTGAATCACTGGTCGCCGTACGCGAGAGCCGGCTCTGGCGGGAGCGGCCGCACCGCGGCGGCGGCGCTGGGGCGCGCGCCGCGGACGGCACGCCGGCCGGCACGGGGGTCGCGGTGGGCGGCTGGCTCGGCGGGCTCGAAGCGGCGAGCGCCTGCATCCGCCCGAACCCCGACGGCACGATCCACGTCGTCGTCGGATCGGTCGACATCAGCGGCAGCTCCACCTCGCTCGTGCAGATCGCCGCCGAGACGTTGGGCGTGCCGATGCAGCAAGTGCGGCTCGTCCCCGAAGACAGCGACGGCGCGCCGCAGTCCGGCATGTCCGGCGGCAGCAAGATTATCTATACGGTCGGTTCGGCGGTCGAGAAGGCCGCGGCCGACGCCAGGCGGCAGATCCTCGCGCTCGCCGCGAAGCGGTTGGAAGCGTCCGCGGCCGACCTCGACATCGTCGACGGCACGGTGCGGGTGCGCGGCGTGCCGTCGCGCGCGGTGGCCCTGGCGGACGTCATCAAGATGACGTCGGGCTTCGGCGCGCAGCACGCGCCGGTCTTCGGGACCGCGTCCGAGGCGATCACCACGCGCTCGCCCGCGTTCGGCGCGCACGTCGCCGCGGTCGACGTCGATCCGGACTCCGGGCGCGTCCGGGTCACCGGCTACGCGGTCGCGCAGGACGTGGGCAAGGCGATCAACCCGGCGCTCGTGCGCGGCCAGATCCACGGCGGGGTCGCCCAGGGGATCGGCTGGGCGCTCCTCGAGCAGGTGGTGTACGACGAAGGCGGGACGCTGACCACCGGCACCTTCGCGGACTACGCCCTGCCGCGATCGACCGACGTGCCGCCCGTCGACGTCCAGCTCGTCGAGGTGCCGTCGCCGCGCGGCCCCTTCGGCGCGAAGGGCGTCGGGGAGCCGCCGGTCGTTCCGGTCTCCGCCGCGATCGCGAACGGAATCGCCGATGCCACCGGCGCCAGGGTCGACAGCCTGCCGATTACGCCGCAGCGCGTCGTGTCCGCTCTCGCGTCGGCTGCGAAGCGGCGCGCGCCGGACGCGGGCGCCTCGCGCGTGCGGTAGGACCGCCGCGACAGCCCCGGGGGAGCGCGTGGCTCGCGCGTCGCCCCGGCATCAGCAGCAGCGCGCCGCGGAAGCCCTGCCCGTAACCCGCCCGAGGGGGCGGGCATTCGCGCCGCGAACCCCTGCTGCAATCCGCGCACCACGGGAGGTATGCATGCGCCGCCCTTGTCGGACGATGCTCGTGATGATCACCGTCAGCCTGCTCGCGGCGTTCCTCGGAACAACGGACCGCGCCACCGGAGGCCCCGCGGCGGCCCTGGTTCGGGTCGGACTGGATGTGGATGCCGGATCGGCGGATCCGCGGTATGCCCGCGATACGTCGGCGTTTCGCCTGGTGGAACTGGTGTACGACGGCCTCGTGTACCTCGACAACAAGGTCACGCCGGAGCCCGGCCTC
The sequence above is drawn from the bacterium genome and encodes:
- a CDS encoding AMP-binding protein, whose product is MEPRTLVHFDRRPMPELRAAFHWTVPAAYNIAADVCDKWAGDRDRIALVDASGDPPRSYTFAELRDRSNRWANALAALGIGPGDRVAVVMSQRPETALAHLAVYKLGAVAVPLATLFGEDALEYRLRDSGARAVVLDAQAAPRFARIRDRLPDLASVIAADAEARAIPGALDAAALEEGGSDRLTPHATRADDPAGILYTSGTTGQPKGAVLPHRALIGHLPAFCLFHDLAPQPGDRLWSPADWAWIGGLFNVLLAGWHYGLPVVAYRQTRFDPERAFWLLERYAIRNTFIFPTALKLMRQVPAARRAAGLRLRSVCSAGEPVGEELVAWGREHLGVTINEFYGQTEMNLVTGNCGAAQPVKPGSIGTPYPGHRVEVLDESGAPARTDEVGEVAVRRPDPVMFLGYWNDPEATARKFRGDWALMGDLAARDADGYLWFTARKDDLIKSGAYRIGPGEVEECLLRHPAVALAAVIGVPDPERGHSVKAFVCLAPGREPSADLVSDLQEWVKTRIGFHAYPRLIEFVAELPLTTTGKMQRYVLRAREAAARGEPAQGTAPKGRESVR
- a CDS encoding xanthine dehydrogenase family protein molybdopterin-binding subunit codes for the protein MALTIVGQSPARIDAREKLTGRAVFTADQDLRGLLHARLVLSPHAHAKIRKIPVDAAKGVPGVVAVLTAADLPFGEDAPNARGRCLLARGEARFPGEPVAAIVAESDAAAADAAARLAAAIEYDALPALIDPVAAADRSAPLVQPGLQGASSEAGAHGAAAAAQEDEEKPAGNVASRVKFARGDIERGLRDSAVVVRRTFRTAVVHQAYIEPHAAIADYDRTAHRLTVWTPTQGLFYTREQTAGVLGLPESSVRIVPMPVGGGFGGKILLLEPIAGALAMVVGRPVRLVLTRAEEFQTATPAPQSILEVALGASRDGEFRALQARLLFDAGALPGAPVTICGLLMGGAYRVANLDIRGREVLTNTPPQGAYRAPGSVQAAFAIECLVDELAAALEQDPLELRVRNVSQEGDPMPDGGAWPRIGLRESLVAVRESRLWRERPHRGGGAGARAADGTPAGTGVAVGGWLGGLEAASACIRPNPDGTIHVVVGSVDISGSSTSLVQIAAETLGVPMQQVRLVPEDSDGAPQSGMSGGSKIIYTVGSAVEKAAADARRQILALAAKRLEASAADLDIVDGTVRVRGVPSRAVALADVIKMTSGFGAQHAPVFGTASEAITTRSPAFGAHVAAVDVDPDSGRVRVTGYAVAQDVGKAINPALVRGQIHGGVAQGIGWALLEQVVYDEGGTLTTGTFADYALPRSTDVPPVDVQLVEVPSPRGPFGAKGVGEPPVVPVSAAIANGIADATGARVDSLPITPQRVVSALASAAKRRAPDAGASRVR